The Streptomyces sp. cg36 genomic interval CGGCCCCGGGACGGAGGGCAAGGTCCGCATCCAGGAACGGCTGTCCTGGTCGCTGCGCAAGCCCAGGGTCCGCAAGGAGTGGGACGGCGACACCCTCAAACTGCGGCCCGAGTGCGACGGCAGGCTCGCCGTCACCAGCCTCGGCTGCTCGGTCCAGCTGGACCTGACCGTCCCGGAGGGAGTCGCGCTCACGGTGCGCGGCGGCTCCGGCACGGTCCGGGTCAGCGGCCTCACCGGCCCGCTGGACATCCGGGGCGGCTCGGGCAGCGTCCGGCTGTACGGCGTGCGCGGCCCGCTCAGCGCCTCCGTCGGCTCCGGCTCCCTCAGCGCGGCGGCGCTGGGATCCGACCGGGCCCGGGTGCGGACCGGGTCCGGCCGCGCCGAGCTGGAGTTCGTCAGCCCGCCGCGGTCCGTGGACGCCGGGGCCGGTTCGGGCAGCGTCGCCGTCGCGGTCCCGGCCGGAACCCGCTACCGCGTCGAGGGCGAGACGGGCTCGGGCGCCAGGGAGATCGACGAGAACGTCATCGACGCGGGATCGGACCGCGTCATCACCCTCTCGTGCAGCTCGGGCACGGCGACGCTGGGGTACGTCGCGCCTTAGCGCGGGGGAGGGAGCCGGACGCCGGGGGCGGTGGCAGCGGCTTGCGCGCGGTGGCCCGGTCCGGCCGGGACGGCCTCCGTTCGGTTGCCCAGTCCGGCCGGTGGGACGATCCAGCCGGTGGCCCGGTGGCCCGGTGGCCCGGTGGCCCGGTGGCCCGGTGGCCCGGTGGCCCGGTGGCCCGGTGGCCCGGTGGCCCGGTGGCCCGGTGGCCCGGTGGCCCGGTGGCCCGGTGAGGCCACGCGCTCGTGGGCGTCGGTGGGTTACGCCCGCAGGCCGCGCAGCAGCAGGTCCACCACCGCCTCGAACTCGCCCTGGATGCCGGGGTGCTGCCACTGCTGTGCGTATCCCGGGTCGTGGAAGCGGCTCGTCGCGTCGAAGACGCCCCGGGCCACCGACTCGTCCGGCCCCAGCGCCGCGAACGTGCCCCGCACCACGCCCGCGTGGACGATCTGGCCGATCTGGCCCACCAGTTCGGTGATGTGCTCGTCCACCACCTCGCTGTTCTCCGCGAGCAGCACCTCGTACGTCGCGAACAGCTGGGGGTCGTCGCCCGCCTTGTGCCGCTTCGCCTCGAACAGCGCGGCCAGCCACTCGTGCAGCGCCTCGGCGGGGGCGCGCTGCTCGTCGTCCGCGATGAAGCTCAGGCGCAGCGTCGTACGGTCCAGCCAGCGCTTGGTGACCGCCTCCCGCAGCGCCGCCTTCGTACGGAAGTGGCGGTAGACACTGCCGTGGCTGACGCCGAGCTGGCGGGCGACGTCGACGACGGTGGCCTTCGCCGGGCCGTGGCGGCGCAGCACCTCCTCGGTCGCTTCGAGGATGCGCTCGGCGGTCAGTGGTTCCGTACTCATGACCTTGACGTTACCCGCCGTGTCCGCCACCCGGTCCGGGCCTGTGGACAACTCAGTGCTCGCTGTCCAGGTGCGCCATCTGCGCCGCCGGGTAACGGTCGCCGGAGGCCGCGCCCGCCGGAACCGCCGCCTCGATCGCGGCCAGGTCGTCGGCGCCGAGCGTGACGTCGAGCGCGCCCAGCGCCTCGGCCAGCCGGTCCCGGCGCCGGGCGCCGACCAGCGGCACCACGTCCGCGCCGAACCGCTCGCCCTGCGCCATCACCCAGGCGATGGCGATCTGCGCGACCGAGACGCCCTGGTGCTCGGCGACCTTGCGCAGCGCGTCCACCAGATCCAGGTTGCGGTCGAGGTTCTCGCCCTGGAAGCGCGGGCTCATCCCGCGGAAGTCATTGGCCGCCAGCTTGCGGTCGCGGGTGAAGTGGCCGCTGATCAGACCGCGCGAGAGCACCCCGTACGCGGTGATGCCGATGCCGAGCTCCTTGGCGGTCGGCAGGATCTCGGCCTCGATGCCGCGCGAGATCAGCGAGTACTCGATCTGGAGGTCGGAGATCGGGGCCACGGCAGCCGCCCGGCGCAGGCTCTCCGCGCCCACCTCCGACATCCCGATGTGCCGTACGTGTCCGGCCTCGACCAGTTCGGCGATGGCCCCGACGGTCTCCTCCACGGGGACGTCCGAGTCGAGCCGGGCGATGCGGTAGACGTCGATGTGGTCGACGCCGAGGCGCTGGAGCGAGTACGCGGCGAAGCTCTTGACCGCTGCCGGGCGGCCGTCGTACCCGGCCCAGCCGCCGTCCGGGTCGCGCAGGGCGCCGAACTTGACGCTGGTGAGGGCCTTCTCGCGGGCGGCGGCCGGCGCGCTGCGCAGCGCCTCGCCGATCAGCAGCTCGTTGTGGCCCATGCCGTAGAAGTCGCCGGTGTCGAGCAGGGTGATGCCCGCGTCGAGCGCGGCGTGGATGGTGGCGATGGACTCGGCCCGGTCGGCCTCGCCGTACAGCGCCGACATTCCCATGCAGCCGAGGCCGAGGGCGGAGACCTGGGGGCCGGTGGTGCCGAGGGTGCGGGTGCGCATGGTGGGTCACTCCTTAGGGGACGGGGGGTGTGCTTCTCTACTGTCGCATGACAGATGACAGATTTCAATATCTGTCAGTTGTCATCTGTCAGCGCCCCTCTGCCACCCGTCACCTGTCAGTGGCCAGCGCCCCTCTGCCACCCGTCACCTGTCAGTGGCCAGCGCCCCTCTGTCATCCGTCACCTGTCAGTGGCCAGCGCCCCTCTGTCATCCGTCACCTGTCAGTGGCCAGCGCCCCTCTGTCATCCGTCACCTGTCAGTGGCCAGCGCCCCTCTGTCATCCGTCACCTGTCAGTGGCCAGCACCCCTCTGTCACCTGTCGCCCGCCACCCGTGACCCGTCACCTGTCATCCGTCACCTGTCAGTGGTCAGTGGCCACCCGTCACCCGCCACCCCTCAGCCCCTCACCCCACCCTCTTCGGCAGCCGCAGGCTCAGCAGGACCGTCAGTGCCACGCCCGCCAGCTGCACCAGCAGGGTCACCGCCAGGGCGTCCCGCGTGCCCATCGAGGGGGCCAGCGAGAGGAAGAGGCTGCCGAGGGTGGCGACGCCGAGGGCCAGGGAGGACTGCTGGGTGGTGACCATGACCCCGCTGCCCACGCCCGCCCGGTCGGTCGGGACGTCCGACAGCACGATCCGGAACAGCACCGGCAGCTGGAGGCCCTGGCCGAGTCCGGCGAGCGCGACCCCGGGTGCCAGCGCGGCGATCCCCAGGTCCGGCCAGCCCTGCCGGACGGTCACGATCAGGACGGCGATGCCCACGAACTGGATGAGGCCGCCGGTGGTGACGACCCGGCTGCCGTACCGGCCGATCAGCCGCGGCCCGGCCAGCGACGCGGCGAAGAACGCCACCGCCATCGGCACCAGCGCGAGCCCGGCCGACACCGGGCCCATCCGCAGGCCCTGCTGGAGGACGACCGCGATCACGAACATGAAGCCGCTGAAGCCGATCGAGAACGGCACGATCAGGGCGAGGCCCCGGTGCAGCGAGGGCAGGCGCAGCAGGCTCGGCGGGACCAGCGGCGTACCGCCCCGCCGGTCGATGCGGCGTTCGGTGCGGAAGAAGGCGACGGCCGCGACCGGGAAGACCGCGAGCGAGATCCAGGTCCACAGCGGCCACCCGGCCGCGCGCCCCTCGGTCAGCGGCAGGAGGAGGCTGATCAGGGAGAGGGCGAGGAGGAGCGTGCCGGGCACGTCGACCGAGGCGGGCCGCTCCGAGCGGGTCTCGGGGACGCTCCGGACCGCGAGGAACAGCCCGACCACCACCACGGGCACGTTGACCAGGAACACCGCGCGCCAGCCGCTGCCCGCGATGTCGGCGGCCACCAGTACGCCGCCGAGGATCTGCCCGGCGACCATGGACAGGCCCGCGGTCGCCCCGTACAGGCTCATCGCGCGCGCCCGGCGCGGGCCCGCGGTGGTGGCCTGGATGGTGGCGAGGACCTGCGGCAGCATCAGCGCGGAGGTCGCGCCCTGGGCGACCCGGGCCGCCACCAGCGTCCACGCGGTGGGCGCCAGGCCGCAGGCGAGCGAGGTCAGGCCGAAGCCCGCCATGCCGATGAGGAAGAGGCGGCGGCGCCCGGCGGTGTCGCCGAGCCGTCCGCCGAGGACGAGCAGGACGGCGTAGGCGACGCCGTAGCCCGCGACGACCAGTTCCAGGGTGGCCGCGCCCGCCGCGAGGTCCTTCTCCATGGCGGGCAGGGCGACGTTGACGATGAAGAAGTCGATCAGTGGCAGGGCCGCGCCGAGCAGCACGGTGAAGAGCCCGAGCGGCCCTATCGCCGTGCCGTCGTGGTGGATCACGGGGACGGCGGGGGCCGCGGGGGAGGCGGTTCGGGCGGGGGAGGAAGCGCGTGCCGGGGCGGGTGAGGGGGAGGGTGCGGGACTCAGGTCATTGCTCACACAGAAGACGATCGCTCTTCTCCCAGCCTGGTACCAGAGTCTCCTTATCCTGGTACTTCCACTACCTGGCAATGGGCTGAGCGGTACGGCACCCTGGTGGCATGACCACTGTGGCCCCGGAGTCGGACGTACGACGGCACGAGCTCGCCCAATTCCTGCGCAGCCGCCGCGAGCGCATCACGCCCGAGCAGGTCGGGCTGCCGCACGGCCGCCGCCGGCGCACCCCGGGGCTGCGCCGCGAGGAGGTGGCGCAGCTCTCCGCGGTGGGCGTCACCTGGTACACCTGGCTGGAGCAGGCCCGGGACATCCAGGTGTCGGCGCAGGTGCTCGACGCGCTGGCGCGGGCGCTGCTGATGGACCCGAGCGAGCGGGCCCACCTGTTCGCGCTGGCGGGCGCGGGCGATCCCAACCCGCACGCGCCCTGCCCCACGGTGACGCCGTCGCTGCGCGCGATGCTGGACCAGCTGGAGCCGATGCCCGCCTGCGTCCAGAACAGCCGGTACGACATCCTGGCGTACAACCGCACGTACGGCAGGCTGCTCTGCGACCTGGACGCGCTGGCGCCGGAGGACCGCAACTGCATGTGGCTGGCCTTCACCAACGACGACTGGCGGGCGGCGGTGGCGGACCTGCCGGGTATGAACCGCATGATGGCCGCCAAGTTCCGCGCCTCGATGGCCGAGCACCTGGCCGAGCCCGCCTGGAAGACGCTGCTGAAGCGGCTGGAGCACGGGTCGGCGGAGTTCCGCGAGATCTGGGCGCGCCACGAGGTGGTGGGCCAGGGCGGCCGGGAGAAGTTCATCCGCAACGCCCATGTCGGCCTGCTGCACCTGGAACACACCAACCTGTGGCTGGGCCCCGCGTCGGGCCCGCGCCTGGTCACGTACGTCCCCCTGGACGAGGACACCCGCATCCGCCTGGATCGACTGCTGGCGCTGGCGCGGGAATCGGAAGTCCCGCCGCCGCCCGCGGGGGCGGGGCGGCGGGACCCGGTTCGGCTGGGTTAGCCGGACTGCCTGGCGTACGCCACCAGTCCGGCGAAGGCTGCGTGCGAGACGTGCAGAACGGGGCTGTCGCTCAGCTTGCTGTCACGGATGGGGACGATGCCGCGCGAGTCGACGAAGTCGCCGCACACCTCGACGCAGTTACCGCCGTTGTTGCTGTAAGAAGAGGTGAACCAACGAAGGTTCGGTTCGGTTGTCACGGGGTGCCCTCTCGTGCCTCTCTGATCATGGCCACCGAGGCGACCTGCGGCAGTGCTTCGGCCTGTAACTGATGGTAGGCCGCCAGGAGGGGGAGCACGGCTGTCGTGTCCCGGTCCAAGTGGCCCCGGATCTGGGACTCGGCGTACGCGGTCACGGACAGGTCCGACAGCGTCAACAGGTTCACCGGAAGGTCGAACGGGCGACGCTCTCCTATGGCGTACGGGGCGATCTGCAGCACGGTGTTCGGTAGCTCGGCGAGCTCCATCAGCCGGTCGAACTGTCCATTCATGACCTCGCGCCCACCGACCGACCGGCGGATGCAGCTCTCGTCCATGACCACCAGCAGCATGGGCGGCCGGGACCGCGTCAGCGTCGCCTGGCGATCGGCCAGGAACGCGACCCTCTCGTCGGCCTGTTCGGGCGTGATGGCGCCTCGGCGCACGGCGCTGTCCGCCAGCACCCGCGCGTACTCCGGAGTCTGTAGAAGTCCGGGAACGATACCGATCTCGTACAGCCGGATCTCGGCCGCGCGACCCTCGAGCCCCACGTACTCCGGGAACCCCTCCAGCAGGCCGCCGTGCTTGATCTCGCGGTACTCGCGCTCGAACGAGGCGGCGTTGCCCTCAAGGCCGAAGGCGCGGTCCAGTCTGCGCGAAAACCGAAGGGTAGGAGGCTTCCGGGCAACTTCCACCGCCGAAATGTGCACGCTGGAGTATTCCGTGCGCCGGGCGATCTCGTCCTGTGTCCAGCCGCGCGCCTCCCGCAGGCTGCGCAAGCGTGCCCCGTAGGCCGCCTGGGGCGAGGCGTCGGGGTTCAACTCCCGTCGGTTCAAGGGGCGTTCGCCTTCCTTCCGTTCGGTTCCAGCAGGTTGAACGCTTCCCATCGGTGCCCCACGCTGAACCTCGCCGGTAGTGCAGCGAGCGCCCACGCGCCCCCGCCCCACCCAGAGGAACTGCCCATGCCCATGACCATGCAGGAATGGCGCGACAGCAATGCCGTCGCCGACAGCGCCGCCGAGGCGTTCCGCGACGTGCTGAGGCTGGTGGACGCGCCGGAGAGAACGCTCAACAGCGTCCGGGGCGCCGCCAGCCACAAGGGCGAGGCGCTGGTGCACGTGGGCCACTTGGCCGCCGACGTGGTGGAGCGCCTGGCCGAGCGCGTACGGCGGGGGACACCCCTGTGACGGCCCGCAGCGAGCGCTGACACACCCCCAGAACCCCGCGCCGGCAGTAAGCGGCCGACGCGGTATGGCCGCCCATGACCCGGACCATTCCCGGCAGGCGGACCCAGCGACGGGCCCCGGTCGCCTTCCGGCCCCACGGCACGGCCGGGGACCCGTTGTTCGCCTTCTTGGCCGAGGAAGCCGAAGCCCCGCCGGTTCTCGGGCGGGACCGAAGCAGCCCTCGTCCGGTGGAGGGGCCCCGCCCCCCGACATGCCCCCGGACCCGCCCCCTACGACACCCCCGCCCCCACCCCCTCCTCCGCCGGTTCCAGGCGTTCCGCCGTGCGGCGGGCCGATTCCCGGGCTCGGCGGCCACTTGTCGCCGCGCCCGTCAGGAGTACCGCCAGGCCGCACGCCGTGATGATCCACCACGCGGGGCGGGCGGCGTCCGGGAACGCGGTGGTGTAGCCGGGGGAGCCCGCGGCGCCGGTGAGGCCGGCGGCCAGGACCGCGCCGATCACCGCGACCCCGAGCGTCTGGCCCGTCTGGCGGCTGGTGGAGGCGACCGCCGCCGCCACCCCGGCCTGGGCGCGGGGCATCCCGGAGACCGCGGTGTTGGTGATGGGCGAGTTCACCATGCCGAAGCCGAGGCCGAACAGCACGTACGAGGTGAAGAGCAGCGGCGTCGACGTCTCGCCGTCGAACGCGGCGAACAGCAGCCCGCTCGCGGCCATCGTGACGCCCGCGATCAGCAGGGACGGGCGCGGCCCCCGGCTGGCGACCAGGCGGCCGGAGAAGGGCGCGACCACCATGGTGACGGCCGCCATCGGCACCATGTAGAGCCCGGCGTGCAGGGCGTCCAGGCCGCGCACGTTCTGGAGGTAGAGCGTGTTGACGAAGAGGAAGCCGCCGAGCGCGGCGAACGCCGAGACCGCTATGACGGTGGCCCCGCTGAACGGCACGCTGCGGAAGAACCGCAGGTCGATGAGGGGTTCGGCGCGCCTCGGCTCGTACCGGAGCAGCCCGGCGAGCGCGGCGGCGGCCAGCGCCCAGACCGCCAGGATCTGCGGTGAGGCCCATCCGGCACTGGGTGCCTCGATGATCCCGTACGTGAGGGAGCCGAGCAGGGCGACGACCAGGAGCTGGCCGACCGGGTCGGGGCGGCGCGGCTTGGGCGCGCGGGACTCGGGGATGTAGCGCCAGGTCAGCAGGAGCGCGGCGAGGCCCACCGGAAGGTTGATCCAGAAGATCGAGCGCCAGCCGACCGAGTCGACGAGCAGACCGCCGACGATCGGGCCCGCCGCCATGGAGATGCCGACGACGCCGCTCCAGACGCCGATGGCGCGGGCGCGTTCGCGCGGGTCGGTGAAGGTGTTGGTGATGATCGACATCGCCACCGGGTTGAGCATCGAGCCGCCGACCGCCTGCACGGTCCGGAAGGCGACGAGCGCGCCGAGGTTGGGCGCGAGGGAGCAGAGCAGCGAGCCGAGGGTGAAGACGACCAGGCCCGCCATGAAGACCCGGCGCCGTCCGATCCGGTCGGCCGTCGAGCCGGAGAGCATGAGGAGGGAGGCGAGGACCAGCGTGTAGGCGTCGATGGTCCACTGCATCCCGGAGACGGTGGTGTGCAGTTCGCGCTGCATCGTGGGCAGCGCCACGTTCAGGATCGTGTTGTCCAGGCCGACGATCAGCAGGCTCATGCAGCAGATCGCCAGCACGAGCATGCGGCGCCGGGGGCTGAGATCGGGCATGCTGTGGATAGTACGCCTAACTAATGATCTGGTCCATGTAGTACGTCTAACTAATGACCTCCGGGATGCGCGACAATGGCGGGATGACCACGCTCAACATCGGCCCGCATGCCGTGCAGCCTCCCGTGGTGCTGGCGCCCATGGCCGGCATCACCAATGCCCCGTTCCGTACCCTCTGCCGCGAGTTCAGCGGCGGCAAGGGCCTGTTCGTGAGCGAGATGATCACGACGCGGGCGCTGGTCGAGCGCAACGAGAAGACCATGCAGCTGATCCACTTCGACGAGACGGAGACGCCCCGCTCGATCCAGCTGTACGGCGTGGACCCGGTCACGGTCGGCAAGGCGGTCCGGATGATCGTCGACGAGGACCTGGCCGACCACATCGACCTGAACTTCGGCTGCCCGGTCCCCAAGGTCACCCGCAAGGGCGGGGGATCGGCGCTCCCGTACAAGCGCCCGCTGCTGCGCGCGATCCTCAACGAGGCCGTCTCCAACGCGGGCGACCTGCCGGTCACCATGAAGATGCGCAAGGGCATCGACGACGACCACATCACCTACCTCGACGCGGGCCGCATCGCCGTCGAGGAGGGCGTCACCGCGATAGCGCTGCACGGCCGCACCGCCGCCCAGCACTACGGCGGCACCGCCGACTGGGAGGCCATCGCCCGGCTGAAGGAGCACGTCCCGGAGATCCCGGTGCTCGGCAACGGGGACATCTGGTCGGCCGGGGACGCGCTGCGGATGGTCAAGGAGACCGGCTGCGACGGCGTCGTGGTGGGCCGCGGCTGCCTGGGCCGGCCGTGGCTCTTCGGGGACCTGGTG includes:
- a CDS encoding DUF397 domain-containing protein, producing the protein MTTEPNLRWFTSSYSNNGGNCVEVCGDFVDSRGIVPIRDSKLSDSPVLHVSHAAFAGLVAYARQSG
- a CDS encoding helix-turn-helix transcriptional regulator encodes the protein MTTVAPESDVRRHELAQFLRSRRERITPEQVGLPHGRRRRTPGLRREEVAQLSAVGVTWYTWLEQARDIQVSAQVLDALARALLMDPSERAHLFALAGAGDPNPHAPCPTVTPSLRAMLDQLEPMPACVQNSRYDILAYNRTYGRLLCDLDALAPEDRNCMWLAFTNDDWRAAVADLPGMNRMMAAKFRASMAEHLAEPAWKTLLKRLEHGSAEFREIWARHEVVGQGGREKFIRNAHVGLLHLEHTNLWLGPASGPRLVTYVPLDEDTRIRLDRLLALARESEVPPPPAGAGRRDPVRLG
- a CDS encoding MFS transporter — translated: MPDLSPRRRMLVLAICCMSLLIVGLDNTILNVALPTMQRELHTTVSGMQWTIDAYTLVLASLLMLSGSTADRIGRRRVFMAGLVVFTLGSLLCSLAPNLGALVAFRTVQAVGGSMLNPVAMSIITNTFTDPRERARAIGVWSGVVGISMAAGPIVGGLLVDSVGWRSIFWINLPVGLAALLLTWRYIPESRAPKPRRPDPVGQLLVVALLGSLTYGIIEAPSAGWASPQILAVWALAAAALAGLLRYEPRRAEPLIDLRFFRSVPFSGATVIAVSAFAALGGFLFVNTLYLQNVRGLDALHAGLYMVPMAAVTMVVAPFSGRLVASRGPRPSLLIAGVTMAASGLLFAAFDGETSTPLLFTSYVLFGLGFGMVNSPITNTAVSGMPRAQAGVAAAVASTSRQTGQTLGVAVIGAVLAAGLTGAAGSPGYTTAFPDAARPAWWIITACGLAVLLTGAATSGRRARESARRTAERLEPAEEGVGAGVS
- a CDS encoding TetR family transcriptional regulator — encoded protein: MSTEPLTAERILEATEEVLRRHGPAKATVVDVARQLGVSHGSVYRHFRTKAALREAVTKRWLDRTTLRLSFIADDEQRAPAEALHEWLAALFEAKRHKAGDDPQLFATYEVLLAENSEVVDEHITELVGQIGQIVHAGVVRGTFAALGPDESVARGVFDATSRFHDPGYAQQWQHPGIQGEFEAVVDLLLRGLRA
- a CDS encoding MFS transporter → MIHHDGTAIGPLGLFTVLLGAALPLIDFFIVNVALPAMEKDLAAGAATLELVVAGYGVAYAVLLVLGGRLGDTAGRRRLFLIGMAGFGLTSLACGLAPTAWTLVAARVAQGATSALMLPQVLATIQATTAGPRRARAMSLYGATAGLSMVAGQILGGVLVAADIAGSGWRAVFLVNVPVVVVGLFLAVRSVPETRSERPASVDVPGTLLLALSLISLLLPLTEGRAAGWPLWTWISLAVFPVAAVAFFRTERRIDRRGGTPLVPPSLLRLPSLHRGLALIVPFSIGFSGFMFVIAVVLQQGLRMGPVSAGLALVPMAVAFFAASLAGPRLIGRYGSRVVTTGGLIQFVGIAVLIVTVRQGWPDLGIAALAPGVALAGLGQGLQLPVLFRIVLSDVPTDRAGVGSGVMVTTQQSSLALGVATLGSLFLSLAPSMGTRDALAVTLLVQLAGVALTVLLSLRLPKRVG
- the dusB gene encoding tRNA dihydrouridine synthase DusB yields the protein MRDNGGMTTLNIGPHAVQPPVVLAPMAGITNAPFRTLCREFSGGKGLFVSEMITTRALVERNEKTMQLIHFDETETPRSIQLYGVDPVTVGKAVRMIVDEDLADHIDLNFGCPVPKVTRKGGGSALPYKRPLLRAILNEAVSNAGDLPVTMKMRKGIDDDHITYLDAGRIAVEEGVTAIALHGRTAAQHYGGTADWEAIARLKEHVPEIPVLGNGDIWSAGDALRMVKETGCDGVVVGRGCLGRPWLFGDLVAAFEGTDSYARPTLRTVADVMVRHATLLGEWIGDETRGVIDFRKHVAWYLKGFSVGSEMRKRLAVTSSLEELGAQLSELDLDQAWPDGADGPRGRTSGNNRVVLPDGWLKDPYDCSGIGAEAELDTSGG
- a CDS encoding aldo/keto reductase is translated as MRTRTLGTTGPQVSALGLGCMGMSALYGEADRAESIATIHAALDAGITLLDTGDFYGMGHNELLIGEALRSAPAAAREKALTSVKFGALRDPDGGWAGYDGRPAAVKSFAAYSLQRLGVDHIDVYRIARLDSDVPVEETVGAIAELVEAGHVRHIGMSEVGAESLRRAAAVAPISDLQIEYSLISRGIEAEILPTAKELGIGITAYGVLSRGLISGHFTRDRKLAANDFRGMSPRFQGENLDRNLDLVDALRKVAEHQGVSVAQIAIAWVMAQGERFGADVVPLVGARRRDRLAEALGALDVTLGADDLAAIEAAVPAGAASGDRYPAAQMAHLDSEH
- a CDS encoding Scr1 family TA system antitoxin-like transcriptional regulator, which produces MNRRELNPDASPQAAYGARLRSLREARGWTQDEIARRTEYSSVHISAVEVARKPPTLRFSRRLDRAFGLEGNAASFEREYREIKHGGLLEGFPEYVGLEGRAAEIRLYEIGIVPGLLQTPEYARVLADSAVRRGAITPEQADERVAFLADRQATLTRSRPPMLLVVMDESCIRRSVGGREVMNGQFDRLMELAELPNTVLQIAPYAIGERRPFDLPVNLLTLSDLSVTAYAESQIRGHLDRDTTAVLPLLAAYHQLQAEALPQVASVAMIREAREGTP